Proteins encoded together in one Sceloporus undulatus isolate JIND9_A2432 ecotype Alabama chromosome 4, SceUnd_v1.1, whole genome shotgun sequence window:
- the LOC121928078 gene encoding eppin-like, protein MPGTMVASISLALFIGILALSTELPGAKAKERSGYCINVPVPSKGPSDPGPCTKCHADADCPPKKKCCGSPCGNTCQTPEPVLCRLPPMTGPCKARMPKFYYNWKSKKCEEFIYGGCFGNLNRFDTKEKCQRTCGKPG, encoded by the exons ATGCCTGGCACCATGGTGGCCTCCATCAGCCTTGCCCTCTTTATTGGCATCCTGGCTCTCTCCACTGAGCTTCCCGGTGCCAAGGCCAAAG AGCGGTCCGGCTATTGCATAAATGTGCCGGTGCCATCCAAGGGCCCTTCAGACCCAGGCCCCTGCACCAAGTGCCATGCCGACGCTGACTGTCCACCGAAGAAGAAGTGCTGTGGTTCACCCTGTGGCAACACCTGTCAGACACCAGAACCAG TTCTCTGCCGCCTTCCTCCCATGACTGGACCCTGCAAGGCCCGGATGCCCAAATTCTACTATAACTGGAAGAGCAAGAAGTGTGAGGAGTTCATCTACGGCGGATGCTTTGGGAACCTGAACAGATTTGATACCAAGGAGAAATGCCAGCGGACCTGTGGGAAGCCAG gTTAA
- the LOC121928079 gene encoding whey acidic protein-like — protein MFQTVEKPRTSRLEPGYGKPMCKGSQWTGTYNQGVCMLPPDPGLCFVLEERWYFDYHLQKCRPFTWGGCKANENNFKDRRECEAACMRYGESQNQTLWRMAQSREGSFGPQSLLLSHIQPFGEGGAGGSPSSGFSSLGFRSIMKPGVLWLLVGILVLREGAQASDYGQQEKKGKAGFCMPSPNGLYDPPCKVACEGDTECPGAEKCCEHACHYKCMPPCREKAGHCPPPLMKKLNGPSLCDVVCAEDKDCPGMEKCCSTGCGFICTPPLEEKAGKCPRQRWVKRPLDSPCYDTCLQDQQCPGRMKCCFTGCSMSCIDVQKEDPVDSDL, from the exons ATGTTCCAGACGGTTGAAAAACCACGAACGTCCCGCCTAgaaccgggatatggcaagcctatgtgcAAGGGAagccagtggactgggacctACAACCAAG GGGTCTGCATGCTCCCTCCTGACCCAGGACTCTGTTTTGTGTTGGAAGAGCGCTGGTACTTTGACTACCATCTACAGAAATGCAGGCCATTCACCTGGGGAGGATGCAAAGCCAACGAGAACAATTTTAAGGATCGCCGCGAATGTGAGGCTGCGTGCATGCGTTACGGTGAGTCTCAGAACCAAACCCTCTGGAGGATGGCGCAG TCCAGAGAGGGCTCCTTTGGGCCCCAATCCCTCCTGTTGTCCCACATCCAGCCGTTTGGGGAAGGAGGAGCCGGTGGCTCACCCAG TTCTGGCTTTTCCAGCCTGGGATTcaggagcatcatgaagccaggGGTGCTCTGGCTCCTTGTGGGGATCCTGGTGCTCAGAGAAGGGGCTCAGGCCTCAGACTATGGGCAGCAGGAGAAGAAAG gGAAGGCTGGGTTTTGCATGCCCTCTCCCAATGGACTGTACGATCCCCCGTGCAAAGTGGCATGCGAAGGAGACACCGAGTGCCCAGGAGCGGAGAAATGCTGCGAACACGCCTGCCACTACAAGTGTATGCCGCCCtgcagag AGAAGGCCGGCCACTGCCCACCGCCTCTGATGAAGAAGCTGAACGGACCCTCGCTGTGCGACGTTGTCTGTGCAGAGGACAAGGACTGCCCAGGGATGGAGAAATGTTGTTCGACTGGATGTGGCTTCATCTGCACACCGCCTCTAGAAG AGAAAGCAGGCAAATGCCCCCGACAGCGATGGGTGAAGCGACCATTGGACAGTCCATGTTACGACACTTGCCTCCAGGACCAGCAGTGTCCCGGGCGGATGAAGTGCTGCTTCACGGGATGCTCCATGAGCTGCATTGATGTTCAGAAAG AAGACCCTGTGGATAGTGACCTCTAA